The Paenibacillus sp. YPG26 genome includes a window with the following:
- a CDS encoding spore coat protein CotJB produces MSAPENPVCDPQYYELLEKLQALDFVLVELNLFLDTHPNDLQAIQQFNVLTQERTQLAEHFQRLYGPLQNFGRAYSKYPWQWSESPWPWQV; encoded by the coding sequence ATGAGCGCACCTGAAAATCCAGTGTGTGATCCGCAGTACTATGAGCTGCTTGAGAAGCTTCAAGCTCTCGATTTTGTTCTTGTGGAGCTGAATCTGTTCCTGGATACACACCCGAACGACCTGCAGGCCATTCAGCAGTTCAATGTTCTGACTCAGGAAAGAACCCAGCTCGCCGAACACTTCCAAAGACTGTACGGACCGCTTCAGAACTTTGGCCGCGCGTATTCCAAATATCCATGGCAATGGTCGGAGAGTCCCTGGCCGTGGCAGGTATAA
- the yfkAB gene encoding radical SAM/CxCxxxxC motif protein YfkAB: MSIVNFPQDPQNVIHPGNDPWDPILSLNQYGHHVLTSVEMTITNLCNMRCEHCAVGDSLVMVEPEQIPLSLLLKRLDEVEHLKTISITGGEPSFRKQTVEEKIIPLLRYAKERGIKSQINSNLTLDYGRYEKLLPYLDVMHISFNYTGVDDFHEICFARSGHAVRREVAERMYETMMENALRLSQAGMFVSAETMINYRTHHKLPEIHRMILEMGCKRHEVHPMYAADFAEGLPLLTLEDMRKAIESLLDARDPETWMLFGTLPFFACSPSEPEQRLIQRLGHEPNVTVRNDPDGRNRVNVNMFTGDVFVTDFAAIPSFGNVDNESLDQIFNKWLHTHPLNKTVNCHCAAAGCCGPNLLVKDMYYKDIDFKSRSAITL; encoded by the coding sequence ATGAGTATAGTTAACTTTCCACAAGATCCACAGAACGTCATTCATCCGGGTAATGATCCTTGGGATCCGATTCTATCCCTGAATCAATATGGTCATCACGTGCTGACGAGTGTGGAGATGACAATCACAAATCTCTGTAATATGCGGTGCGAGCACTGTGCCGTGGGCGACAGTCTGGTCATGGTGGAGCCGGAGCAGATTCCGCTGTCCCTTCTGCTGAAGAGACTGGATGAAGTGGAGCACCTCAAGACAATCAGCATTACAGGTGGGGAGCCGAGCTTCCGCAAGCAGACTGTGGAGGAGAAGATTATTCCACTGCTCCGCTATGCCAAAGAACGGGGAATCAAATCCCAGATTAATTCCAATTTGACCCTTGATTACGGGCGCTATGAGAAGTTGCTTCCTTATCTGGATGTCATGCATATCTCGTTCAACTATACGGGTGTGGATGATTTCCATGAAATCTGCTTCGCGCGCAGCGGGCATGCCGTCAGACGGGAAGTGGCTGAGCGGATGTATGAGACCATGATGGAGAACGCCCTCAGGCTCAGTCAGGCAGGGATGTTCGTCTCCGCTGAGACGATGATTAATTACCGGACCCACCACAAGCTGCCAGAGATTCACCGGATGATTCTGGAGATGGGCTGTAAAAGACATGAGGTACATCCAATGTATGCGGCTGATTTCGCCGAGGGACTTCCTCTGTTGACTTTGGAAGATATGCGCAAAGCAATCGAATCCCTGCTCGACGCACGGGATCCCGAGACCTGGATGCTCTTCGGAACACTGCCATTCTTCGCCTGCAGCCCAAGTGAACCGGAGCAGAGGCTGATTCAGCGTCTTGGTCATGAGCCGAATGTAACTGTCCGGAATGATCCGGATGGAAGAAATCGTGTCAATGTAAACATGTTCACAGGAGATGTATTCGTGACAGACTTTGCAGCCATCCCTTCATTTGGCAATGTGGATAATGAGAGTCTTGATCAGATTTTTAACAAGTGGCTTCATACTCATCCGCTTAATAAAACGGTCAATTGCCATTGTGCGGCTGCGGGATGCTGTGGTCCGAATCTGCTTGTGAAGGATATGTATTATAAAGATATCGATTTCAAATCGCGCTCAGCAATCACACTATAG
- a CDS encoding undecaprenyl-diphosphate phosphatase, whose translation MSLIVAIILGIVEGLTEFIPVSSTGHMILTAKLMGYDDQSPEMKTFEIIIQLGAILAIAIVYRERILNLFGLKKDMPLFKSQAPTRKLNLIHVILGCLPGLAIGFIFRHQIKELFSTSTVLWALVAGGVFMIFAEWFGNNKARVTVKEIDHLSYGQALLIGFFQCISILWPGFSRSGSTIAGGMLSGTSYKAAADFSFLIAIPMMCTASGYELLDSYKYITGSTLGYFILGFIVSFIVAYAVVVTFLKLLQKIKLRHFAYYRFVLAALFWIFIMR comes from the coding sequence ATGAGTTTGATTGTGGCAATTATTCTGGGGATTGTAGAAGGCTTAACGGAATTCATCCCAGTCTCCTCTACAGGGCACATGATTCTGACAGCTAAGCTGATGGGTTATGATGACCAATCGCCGGAGATGAAGACGTTCGAGATCATTATTCAGCTAGGCGCTATTCTTGCTATCGCTATTGTGTATCGTGAACGAATCCTTAACCTGTTTGGACTTAAGAAGGATATGCCGCTGTTCAAGTCCCAGGCCCCTACGCGTAAGCTTAATTTGATACATGTCATACTGGGGTGTCTGCCAGGTCTTGCCATCGGATTCATATTCAGGCACCAGATTAAAGAATTGTTCAGTACAAGCACCGTACTGTGGGCACTGGTTGCCGGCGGGGTATTTATGATTTTTGCAGAGTGGTTCGGGAATAACAAAGCACGTGTAACGGTCAAAGAGATTGACCACCTGTCTTATGGTCAGGCGCTGTTGATTGGATTCTTTCAGTGTATCTCCATTCTATGGCCTGGATTCTCGCGTTCAGGCTCCACCATTGCCGGAGGCATGCTCAGCGGAACAAGCTATAAGGCAGCTGCAGACTTCTCATTCCTGATCGCAATTCCTATGATGTGTACCGCGTCAGGGTATGAGCTGCTTGATTCCTACAAGTATATTACCGGAAGCACGCTGGGTTACTTTATTCTAGGCTTCATTGTCTCCTTTATCGTTGCTTATGCCGTAGTTGTAACCTTCCTTAAGCTTCTGCAAAAAATAAAGCTAAGACACTTTGCTTACTACCGCTTTGTGCTTGCTGCGTTATTCTGGATTTTTATCATGCGTTAA
- a CDS encoding HAD hydrolase-like protein — protein sequence MEITRRLNKPEAMIFDMDGTLFKTETLLVPAYHRMFEELRRQGLYEGEEPPVSRLIDSVGMVMDEIWARVLPDHDESVRQRADELFLENEMKGLKEDPTELYGGVADTLRSLREQGVRLFVASNGLEPYVKGVADAHQIMPLFEQIYSAGEYQTASKVHLVELLLRQHGLKKAWMVGDRSSDVKAGKENGLTVIGCAYAGFCDDKELDGSDTIIRSFGELLDLYEHSV from the coding sequence ATGGAGATAACCAGACGACTGAACAAGCCGGAAGCGATGATCTTTGATATGGATGGAACGCTGTTCAAGACCGAGACTCTGCTCGTTCCCGCTTACCATCGAATGTTCGAAGAACTTCGCAGGCAGGGATTGTACGAAGGGGAAGAGCCTCCGGTGTCACGTTTGATCGACAGTGTAGGCATGGTTATGGATGAGATATGGGCCAGAGTGCTGCCCGATCATGATGAATCCGTGCGGCAGAGAGCGGATGAGCTGTTCCTGGAGAACGAGATGAAAGGGCTCAAAGAGGACCCTACAGAGCTGTATGGTGGCGTAGCCGATACCTTGAGAAGCCTGAGGGAGCAGGGGGTGCGGCTCTTTGTAGCAAGCAATGGTCTGGAGCCTTATGTAAAAGGTGTAGCTGATGCGCATCAGATCATGCCTTTATTCGAACAGATATACAGTGCAGGGGAATATCAGACGGCGTCCAAGGTCCACCTGGTTGAGCTGCTGCTTCGTCAACATGGACTTAAGAAGGCCTGGATGGTTGGAGACCGCTCCTCGGATGTGAAGGCGGGCAAGGAGAACGGCTTAACCGTCATTGGCTGCGCTTATGCGGGCTTCTGTGATGACAAAGAGCTGGATGGTTCTGATACGATCATCAGATCTTTTGGTGAACTGCTGGATTTATACGAGCATTCCGTATAG
- a CDS encoding hemolysin family protein: protein MHHDIEAGKLILNLLLVFVLVFLNGVFVAAEFSLVKMRQSRLTQLVSEGNRRANYALRVNKKLDAYLSATQLGITLASLGLGWVGEPAISELLIEPLMYNMGVTDSTLVTTVSVAIGFCIITFLHIVLGELAPKSLAIQKTESTSLWLSAPLLYFYKLFLPVIWLLNSAANGLLRLAGIEPASEEAAHSEEEIRILMNQSAKSGVIDKDEIKLMDNIFDFSDMLAREIMLPRTDMDCLYTNLSWEENMKIVSETKHSRYPVAVEDKDQIIGFVHITDILLPEHGHGNNLEQLIRPIINVPESMEISQVLRLMQKKHSQLTLVVDEYGGTAGLLTAEEILEEIVGDLHDEFEDERPEIELLPDGSYSVDGRTLLEEVNDLTGIEIEDDEVDSIGGWLFKELEGAPVKGKKIQVGRVVFEVAEATRLRITRIQIRQIVKVPENEENPEQEMDQ from the coding sequence TTGCATCATGATATTGAGGCTGGAAAGCTAATTCTAAATTTACTTTTGGTGTTTGTTCTGGTGTTCTTAAACGGAGTGTTTGTAGCAGCTGAGTTCTCGCTGGTGAAGATGAGGCAATCGCGCCTGACACAGCTGGTGAGCGAAGGGAACCGGCGTGCCAATTATGCGCTGCGGGTGAACAAGAAGCTGGATGCGTACCTTTCAGCCACCCAGCTAGGCATTACCCTGGCTTCCCTGGGTCTAGGCTGGGTAGGGGAACCGGCTATCTCGGAATTACTAATAGAACCTCTGATGTATAACATGGGCGTCACGGATAGTACTTTAGTGACTACCGTATCGGTTGCGATTGGTTTCTGTATTATTACGTTTCTACATATCGTGCTTGGTGAGCTTGCTCCTAAATCACTTGCCATTCAGAAGACCGAATCGACCTCGCTCTGGTTGTCGGCACCGCTGCTGTATTTCTATAAGCTCTTCTTGCCGGTTATCTGGCTTCTGAATTCAGCCGCCAACGGACTGCTTAGACTGGCAGGGATTGAGCCTGCGAGTGAAGAGGCTGCCCACTCCGAAGAAGAGATTCGAATTCTGATGAATCAGAGTGCGAAGAGCGGAGTGATCGACAAGGACGAGATCAAGCTGATGGATAATATCTTCGACTTCTCGGACATGCTTGCACGGGAGATCATGCTCCCACGTACGGATATGGACTGCCTTTATACGAATCTGTCCTGGGAAGAGAACATGAAGATTGTCAGTGAAACCAAGCACTCCAGGTATCCTGTTGCTGTGGAGGACAAGGATCAGATCATTGGATTTGTGCATATTACAGATATACTTCTCCCCGAACATGGGCATGGGAACAATCTGGAGCAGCTGATTCGTCCAATCATCAATGTTCCTGAATCCATGGAGATCAGCCAGGTGCTGAGACTTATGCAGAAGAAGCACTCCCAGCTTACCCTGGTTGTAGACGAGTATGGCGGGACTGCAGGTCTTCTGACAGCGGAGGAGATTCTTGAAGAGATCGTTGGAGATCTTCATGATGAATTCGAGGATGAGCGTCCGGAGATCGAGCTGCTGCCTGATGGCAGCTATTCGGTAGACGGAAGAACTCTGCTGGAGGAAGTGAATGACCTAACCGGCATCGAGATTGAAGATGATGAGGTGGATTCCATCGGAGGCTGGCTCTTCAAGGAACTGGAGGGAGCTCCGGTTAAAGGGAAGAAGATACAGGTAGGCCGTGTAGTATTTGAGGTAGCCGAAGCGACCCGTCTTAGAATTACCCGCATCCAGATCCGCCAGATTGTGAAGGTACCAGAGAATGAAGAGAATCCAGAGCAAGAGATGGACCAGTGA
- a CDS encoding HD-GYP domain-containing protein, whose protein sequence is MRLISTTSLRPGMRLGKKIYNDEGLILLSENAELTEGLIRRLKELGLNQVYIADRLTEDVEIPEMISEETRRRAMQEIRTNFRRVTESSIKGRVYPFLGKSFLKVVESILADLSSREDIMIMMVNINSTDHYLYRHSLNVCVYTLLLGKIHGYSNNALAVLGMGALLHDIGKTKIPTSILMKPDKLTDYEFDQMKQHTEIGFRMLKDEPGVPLVAAHCALQHHERINGSGYPRGVRENEIHEYARWIAIADSYDAMTTHRIYRSALLPHQATEMLYAGCGTLYEKEKLEVFRDHVAIYPLGITVGLSSGERGVVVRINHEVPQRPVIRVFLGPEGEEIKVPYEVNLAVKLSVVITYVEGTEPELAYA, encoded by the coding sequence TTGCGGCTAATATCTACTACCTCGCTTCGGCCAGGGATGAGGCTTGGCAAAAAAATATACAACGATGAAGGCCTAATCCTCCTCTCGGAGAATGCTGAATTAACGGAAGGTCTAATTCGGCGTTTGAAGGAACTGGGCCTGAATCAGGTGTATATTGCAGACCGGCTGACTGAAGACGTGGAGATTCCTGAAATGATCTCGGAGGAGACCCGGCGCCGGGCTATGCAGGAGATCCGAACCAATTTCCGTAGAGTAACGGAATCATCAATCAAAGGGAGAGTTTATCCCTTCCTGGGCAAGTCTTTTCTCAAAGTGGTAGAGTCAATTCTTGCGGATCTATCCTCTAGGGAAGATATCATGATTATGATGGTGAATATCAACAGCACCGACCATTATCTATATCGACATTCCTTGAATGTATGTGTCTATACCTTACTGCTGGGTAAAATTCATGGCTACAGCAATAATGCCCTCGCTGTGCTTGGAATGGGCGCATTGCTGCACGATATCGGCAAAACAAAGATTCCCACTTCCATCCTTATGAAGCCGGATAAGCTTACGGATTATGAGTTTGATCAAATGAAGCAGCATACCGAGATCGGATTCAGGATGCTCAAGGATGAGCCGGGAGTTCCTCTTGTTGCCGCCCACTGCGCCCTTCAGCATCATGAGCGGATTAATGGCAGCGGCTACCCTAGAGGCGTCAGGGAGAATGAGATTCACGAGTACGCACGCTGGATCGCCATTGCGGATTCATATGATGCCATGACGACTCACCGGATCTATCGGTCTGCCCTGCTTCCTCATCAAGCCACCGAAATGCTGTATGCGGGCTGCGGCACATTGTATGAGAAGGAGAAGCTGGAAGTATTCCGGGATCATGTCGCTATTTACCCTTTGGGAATTACTGTGGGTCTTAGTTCCGGGGAGCGGGGAGTGGTAGTCAGAATTAATCACGAGGTTCCTCAGCGTCCGGTGATTCGGGTCTTCCTGGGACCTGAAGGGGAAGAGATCAAGGTGCCGTATGAAGTGAATTTAGCCGTCAAGCTGTCTGTTGTGATCACCTACGTGGAAGGTACAGAACCGGAACTTGCATATGCCTGA
- a CDS encoding spore coat associated protein CotJA produces the protein MIHPQEVAWHPFIGPCDPCPPIACKTYSTPPHLFIQFQPPNLPQFSPREALLHGTLWPALYSPYESKWGKGR, from the coding sequence ATGATACACCCACAGGAAGTTGCCTGGCACCCTTTCATAGGTCCATGTGATCCGTGTCCGCCGATTGCCTGCAAAACTTATTCCACTCCGCCGCATCTGTTTATACAGTTCCAGCCGCCGAACCTGCCTCAGTTCAGTCCAAGAGAGGCTCTTCTGCATGGCACCTTATGGCCAGCCCTGTATAGCCCGTATGAATCCAAGTGGGGAAAAGGACGGTGA
- a CDS encoding manganese catalase family protein, producing MWVYEKKLQYPVRVSKCDPRMAKYLLEQYGGADGELSAALRYLNQRYTIPDKVIGVLNDIGTEEFAHLEMIATMIYKLTKDATVEQMDAQGLGEYYVAHDHALFYQNAAGVPWTAAYIQAKGDPIADLYEDIAAEEKARATYQWLIDMTDDVDLQDGLKFLREREIIHSLRFREAVEILKDERDKKTIF from the coding sequence ATGTGGGTATATGAGAAGAAGCTGCAGTATCCCGTGCGGGTAAGCAAGTGTGATCCGCGGATGGCAAAATATCTGCTTGAGCAGTATGGGGGAGCGGATGGCGAGCTCTCTGCTGCGCTGCGCTATTTGAATCAGCGGTATACTATCCCTGATAAGGTCATTGGGGTGCTTAACGATATCGGCACAGAAGAATTCGCCCATCTTGAGATGATCGCGACGATGATCTATAAGCTCACTAAGGATGCTACCGTGGAACAGATGGATGCGCAGGGGCTGGGCGAATATTATGTCGCTCATGATCACGCCCTCTTCTATCAGAATGCGGCCGGTGTGCCATGGACAGCGGCCTATATCCAGGCCAAGGGCGACCCCATCGCCGACCTGTATGAAGATATCGCCGCAGAAGAGAAGGCCCGCGCTACATACCAATGGCTGATCGATATGACCGACGATGTCGATCTGCAGGACGGCCTGAAGTTCCTGCGGGAGCGCGAGATCATCCACTCGCTCCGGTTTCGCGAAGCGGTGGAGATCCTGAAGGATGAGCGGGATAAGAAGACGATTTTTTAA
- a CDS encoding HD-GYP domain-containing protein — MRRHVMELAPGDRIESDIFNNNGVFVLKKGTVLSDESIVKLVQHSIDYVDVELSVTEEPSFTKEDKIELQFNDAIDAFESIFLEALATGKFDENDVDDLLSPLMQDLTSKKDVVSLLLMLDKKDNYTYNHSMQVGMLSYYIAIWLDYPHEEAYRAGKAGFLHDIGKCMIPPEILNKPAKLTEEEYEEIKRHTTYGHEIIRNSTKDEISALVAIQHHEREDGSGYPNGLTSSEIHPFAKITAVADVYSAMTSNRVYQNKQELITVLHELYRLSFGKFSPEPTQAFIRHMLPNFIGKRVRLSSGEFGSIVMTNPSDFFRPLVKTDTRFADLSRETHIDIQEVLV, encoded by the coding sequence ATGCGTCGCCACGTGATGGAGCTGGCTCCGGGTGATCGGATAGAGAGTGATATTTTTAATAATAATGGGGTATTCGTACTTAAGAAAGGTACCGTACTCTCCGATGAGTCCATTGTAAAGCTCGTACAGCATAGTATTGATTATGTTGATGTTGAGCTGTCTGTCACTGAAGAGCCTTCCTTCACTAAGGAAGACAAGATAGAGCTTCAATTCAATGATGCCATTGATGCCTTCGAGAGTATTTTTCTGGAGGCGCTGGCCACCGGCAAGTTCGATGAGAACGATGTGGATGACCTACTGAGTCCGCTCATGCAGGATCTAACTTCTAAGAAGGACGTTGTCTCTCTACTTCTCATGCTGGACAAGAAGGATAACTATACCTATAACCACTCCATGCAGGTAGGTATGTTGTCTTATTATATTGCTATATGGCTGGATTATCCTCATGAAGAAGCCTATAGAGCAGGCAAAGCCGGCTTCCTGCATGATATCGGCAAGTGCATGATTCCACCTGAGATCTTGAACAAGCCTGCCAAGCTCACCGAAGAAGAATATGAAGAGATCAAACGCCATACTACATATGGACATGAGATCATTCGTAATTCCACCAAAGATGAAATCTCTGCACTTGTTGCCATTCAGCATCATGAGCGCGAAGACGGGAGCGGGTATCCGAATGGCCTGACCAGCTCAGAGATTCACCCATTTGCCAAGATCACAGCGGTTGCCGATGTATACAGTGCCATGACCTCTAACCGGGTATATCAGAACAAGCAAGAACTCATTACGGTGCTGCACGAACTGTACAGACTAAGCTTTGGCAAATTCAGCCCCGAGCCAACCCAAGCCTTCATCCGCCATATGCTGCCTAACTTTATCGGCAAGCGTGTACGTCTCTCCTCCGGAGAATTTGGCTCCATCGTCATGACCAATCCTTCCGACTTCTTCCGCCCGCTCGTGAAGACAGATACAAGGTTCGCGGATCTCTCCCGTGAGACGCACATTGATATTCAGGAAGTCTTAGTGTAA
- a CDS encoding bifunctional UDP-sugar hydrolase/5'-nucleotidase yields MPPESQQNKLTILHTNDLHSHFGVMARISSMINEERTGEGEFLLFDIGDHMDRMAVETEGSMGQANVDVLNLMGYDAVTIGNNEGLTFTPELLEQAYAGLTCPIVCCNVKERATGQAPVWMKKHTVLHKAGFRIGVIGATAPYTEFYSILGWDVLDAAAEIAEQVEILKPKMDFIVLLSHLGIHTDKELAGQIEGLDLILGGHTHHLLEEPLKINNAYLAGAEKFGHYLGKITLMPEPRSGRLHLMSGSCLPVEPGRENSEVSAAIGIHGERAQERLGQTVAITTRELPIQYAGESPFGNLLAQAVRRFTGCALSLVNSGQLLDSLPSGEISAGMLHARCPSPINPVRMRLRGEHILYSLEQSLLPEIYNKNIYGYGFRGKVLGNLCVDGLEILYNPLAKPYHRIVQVNLAGVPLEPEEEYWVGTLDMFTFGIGYERLTLGTDKIYMLPEFIRDLLRTELQEPGAVDSSFMYRWASIQDEVK; encoded by the coding sequence ATGCCGCCGGAATCGCAGCAGAACAAATTAACTATACTTCACACTAACGATTTACATAGTCATTTTGGCGTAATGGCCCGGATTTCCTCCATGATCAATGAGGAGCGTACTGGCGAAGGAGAATTTTTACTGTTCGATATTGGGGATCATATGGACCGTATGGCGGTAGAAACCGAAGGTTCGATGGGACAAGCCAATGTGGATGTGCTTAATTTAATGGGATACGATGCGGTGACGATCGGGAATAATGAAGGGCTTACTTTTACACCCGAGCTGCTCGAACAGGCCTATGCGGGTCTGACCTGTCCCATAGTGTGCTGCAATGTGAAAGAGCGGGCCACAGGGCAAGCGCCAGTGTGGATGAAGAAGCATACGGTGCTTCATAAGGCAGGCTTCAGGATCGGGGTAATTGGGGCTACAGCCCCTTATACGGAATTTTACAGCATCCTAGGCTGGGATGTGCTGGATGCGGCAGCTGAGATTGCGGAGCAGGTAGAGATCTTGAAACCCAAGATGGATTTCATCGTGCTGCTGTCACACTTGGGAATTCATACCGACAAAGAACTGGCCGGGCAGATCGAGGGCCTGGATCTTATCCTTGGGGGTCATACCCATCATCTGCTGGAAGAGCCGCTAAAAATTAATAATGCCTACCTTGCCGGTGCGGAGAAGTTCGGACATTACCTAGGCAAGATCACCTTGATGCCCGAACCCAGGAGTGGCAGGCTCCATCTCATGTCAGGCAGCTGCCTGCCCGTAGAACCGGGACGGGAGAATTCAGAGGTTAGCGCAGCCATAGGCATTCATGGCGAACGTGCACAGGAGAGGCTGGGACAGACTGTAGCCATTACCACACGGGAGCTTCCCATTCAGTATGCCGGCGAGTCTCCATTTGGGAACCTGCTTGCTCAAGCCGTAAGAAGATTTACGGGCTGTGCGCTCTCGCTTGTTAATTCCGGGCAGCTTCTGGACAGTCTACCCTCAGGGGAGATCAGTGCAGGAATGCTGCATGCACGCTGTCCTTCCCCGATTAACCCCGTTCGAATGCGCCTTCGCGGTGAACATATTCTATATAGCCTTGAACAGTCGCTGCTGCCTGAAATTTATAATAAAAACATCTATGGGTATGGATTCCGCGGAAAGGTGCTCGGGAATTTATGTGTTGATGGTCTGGAGATTCTGTATAATCCGTTGGCCAAGCCCTATCATAGAATCGTCCAAGTGAACCTGGCCGGGGTACCGCTGGAACCGGAAGAAGAATACTGGGTAGGCACTCTGGATATGTTCACATTCGGCATTGGGTATGAACGGCTGACACTGGGAACTGACAAAATATATATGCTGCCGGAATTCATCAGGGATCTGCTCCGGACAGAGCTGCAGGAGCCGGGGGCGGTGGACAGCAGTTTTATGTATAGATGGGCATCCATTCAGGACGAGGTAAAATAA
- a CDS encoding molybdenum cofactor biosynthesis protein MoaE, with protein sequence MHITIKLFAGLVDRIGSSQIALDLTGEAITASDLKNQLANAYPAAKELIAVSFVAVNQEYAAPEHPITPADEIAMIPPVSGGDGMESADTHTSGDGLYVITGSPLSVDEVTSKVITANHGATLSFVGTTREMTGEQRTVHLEYEAYIPMALSGLQSIGREIESKWAGTRCAISHRIGHVGIAETSVIIAVSSPHRDICYEASRYAIERLKQVVPIWKKEIWEDGSEWKGHQQGPWNPISPL encoded by the coding sequence GTGCATATAACAATAAAATTATTCGCCGGTCTTGTTGACCGAATAGGTTCTTCTCAAATCGCGCTGGATCTCACAGGAGAAGCTATAACCGCTTCTGATCTCAAGAACCAGCTGGCTAATGCCTATCCTGCAGCCAAGGAGCTTATTGCTGTATCCTTCGTAGCTGTCAATCAAGAGTATGCTGCTCCTGAGCATCCTATTACCCCCGCAGATGAGATCGCCATGATTCCTCCTGTCTCGGGAGGTGATGGCATGGAGTCCGCGGACACTCATACTTCCGGAGACGGACTATATGTGATTACCGGAAGTCCGCTATCCGTTGATGAAGTGACTTCCAAAGTCATCACTGCTAACCACGGAGCAACATTGTCATTTGTCGGCACCACCCGGGAAATGACAGGAGAGCAGCGAACGGTCCACCTAGAATATGAAGCTTATATTCCTATGGCGTTGTCCGGACTTCAGTCCATCGGGAGGGAGATCGAGTCGAAATGGGCCGGGACAAGGTGCGCAATCAGTCACCGTATCGGTCATGTAGGGATTGCCGAGACCAGCGTAATTATCGCCGTATCTTCCCCGCACCGCGACATATGCTACGAGGCAAGCCGTTATGCGATTGAGCGTCTTAAGCAAGTGGTCCCAATCTGGAAAAAGGAAATATGGGAAGATGGTTCCGAGTGGAAAGGACATCAACAGGGACCTTGGAATCCCATCTCCCCCTTATAG